A single Penaeus chinensis breed Huanghai No. 1 chromosome 7, ASM1920278v2, whole genome shotgun sequence DNA region contains:
- the LOC125026926 gene encoding aminopeptidase N-like, which yields MPGSAVRDPARREKFQLSPGGYRCAWAPRYPSRIPRRPFHPALGVMFFLGLLMLSGLENLSIYNLGAMIHLLNCTDFPPNMCKRRVDLRASVTFMDLSFAAVLVHLTRKMQYTPGFRNGPDAAAVVGRATRHFPGLRSILRLSEICSDISPTQEDRCDVDQNQTIMKDGKLDTRLPRTLKPLHYLVKLQPFINGNFSISGYVELEMEVLEPTSSIILHMADIITKNETVKLWGLEEGRSIRVRAQEYICEYQFYVARLEEELERGERYALAMEFVGHLRDELYGFYRLSYRDADGNNQYLAVTQFQPTHARRAFPCFDEPALKATFEVHLARETWMTSLSNMPLAETRPVEGQEGWMWDRFERSVPMSTYLVAFVVSDFVHINATVDDRVLLRVWAREATLEDAKHASEIAAKILRFFEEYFGIPYPLKKLDIVALPGLTSDMENWGLITYRENSVLYNAESPITGDKSSMIEAVAHELAHQWFGNLVTPKWWDDTWLNEGFATYMSVLGAAATQVSGLGVSLDCFWQVFGKLGMKSISNYKETMKSRSVSNWTNSPEALWEGAEAAGVRMLQQVFREDSLQSSHKINIPVCHRDDINENFDSISYLKGASIIRMMSHFLGQATFKKGLNNYFNLFKYSNAAQDDLWEYLTDAAHQDGRIFDFDTVKMFMDPWTLQKGFPVVRLARSADRTSGIITQEHFLSENRNLSDTHDYRWWIPLSFTTRSRVDFNRTQIMVWMRDYWESLNVTYSSAEDEWVIFNLQQTGYYRVNYDDHNWNLLIQQLKDDHKVIHVFNRAQIIDDAMNLAKAGHLTYKVALGVYAYLSKETEHLPRTVAAENMKYLVAMLRGTAAFSALKVALKLQEENGCESCSS from the exons ATGCCA gggtcggcggttcgcgaccCGGCCCGGCGCGAGAAGTTTCaactgtcgcctggaggttaccgcTGTGCTTGGGCACcgcg GTATCCATCACGTATTCCTCGCAGACCTTTTCATCCCGCCCTTGGAGTGATGTTCTTCCTTGGGCTTCTCATGCTCAGCGGCCTTGAGAATTTGTCGATTTATAACCTTGGTGCCATGATTCATCTACTGAACTGCACTGATTTTCCACCAAACATG TGTAAGCGCCGAGTAGACCTACGAGCAAGTGTTACATTTATGGACCTAAGTTTTGCCGCCGTGTTGGTGCACTTAACCCGCAAAATGCA ATACACTCCTGGCTTTCGCAATGGCCCCGACGCCGCCGCTGTAGTTGGTCGTGCTACTCGCCATTTCCCGGGACTTCGAAGCATATTAAGATTGTCTGAAATTTGTTCAGACATATCTCCTACACAAGAGGATCGATGCGATGTCGACCAa AATCAAACAATAATGAAGGATGGAAAGTTGGATACGCGGTTGCCTCGAACTCTGAAGCCACTCCATTACCTGGTCAAACTTCAGCCTTTCATCAACGGCAACTTCAGTATCTCCGGCTACGTGGAGTTGGAGATGGAAGTCCTAGAACCGACCTCCAGCATCATACTCCACATGGCTGACATCATTACTAAAAACGAAACCGTCAAG CTCTGGGGATTAGAAGAGGGTCGAAGCATTAGAGTCAGAGCACAGGAGTACATCTGCGAGTACCAGTTCTACGTCGCCcgcctggaggaggagctggagaggggggagaggtacgCTCTGGCCATGGAGTTCGTCGGGCACTTGAGGGATGAGCTGTACGGCTTTTACAGGCTAAGCTATAGAGATGCTGATGGGAACAATCA GTATTTAGCTGTGACCCAGTTCCAGCCCACACACGCCCGCCGCGCATTCCCATGCTTCGACGAGCCAGCCCTGAAGGCGACCTTCGAGGTCCACCTGGCGAGGGAGACCTGGATGACGTCACTCTCCAACATGCCCCTCGCCGAGACGCGCCCTGT CGAAGGTCAGGAGGGCTGGATGTGGGACCGCTTCGAGAGGAGCGTCCCCATGTCCACCTACCTCGTCGCCTTCGTCGTCTCAGACTTCGTGCATATAAATGCCACAGTGGATGACCGTGTGCTGCTCCGAG TGTGGGCGAGAGAAGCCACCTTAGAGGATGCAAAACATGCGAGCGAAATAGCTGCCAAGATTTTACGCTTCTTTGAGGAATATTTCGGCATTCCGTATCCCCTCAAGAAGTTGGACATCGTTGCTCTGCCGGGCTTGACGTCCGACATGGAGAACTGGGGTCTTATTACCTACAG AGAAAACTCAGTTCTCTATAACGCCGAGTCTCCTATTACTGGAGATAAGAGCTCAATGATCGAGGCAGTGGCTCACGAACTGGCCCATCAGTGGTTCGGCAACCTGGTCACGCCCAAGTGGTGGGACGACACCTGGCTTAATGAGGGATTTGCCACCTACATGAGTGTCTTGGGCGCGGCGGCCACGCAGGTCAGTGGTCTGGGTGTTTCCCTGGATTGCTTTTGGCAGGTGTTTGGAAAACTCGGTATGAAGAGTATAAGTAACTATAAGGAAACTATGAAATCAAGATCAGTGTCAAATTGGACCaattca CCGGAGGCCCTATGGGAGGGCGCGGAGGCAGCGGGCGTCAGGATGCTCCAGCAGGTGTTCCGGGAGGATAGCCTACAGTCGTCACATAAAATCAACATCCCTGTTTGTCACCGAGATGATATCAACGAAAATTTCGACAGCATATCTTACTTGAAAG GAGCCTCCATCATCCGTATGATGTCCCACTTCCTCGGGCAAGCCACCTTCAAGAAAGGCCTCAACAACTACTTCAATTTATT CAAGTACAGCAATGCAGCTCAAGACGACCTATGGGAGTACCTGACTGATGCCGCCCACCAGGATGGCCGTATATTTGATTTCGACACCGTCAAGATGTTCATGGACCCGTGGACGCTGCAGAAGGGCTTCCCCGTCGTCCGGTTGGCCAGAAGCGCCGACAGGACCTCAGGCATCATCACGCAG GAACACTTCCTTTCAGAAAATCGCAACCTCAGTGACACGCACGACTACAGGTGGTGGATTCCCTTGTCTTTCACGACTCGGAGCAGAGTTGACTTCAACAGAACACAGATTATGGTGTGGATGAGGGACTACTGGGAAAGCTTAAACGTCACATATTCTTCTGCCGAAGATGAGTGGGTCATCTTCAATCTGCAGCAGACAGGCTACTACAGAGTCAACTATGACGACCACAACTGGAACCTCCTCATCCAACAGCTGAAGGACGACCATAAGGTCATCCATGTTTTCAATCGTGCACAGATTATTGATGATGCTATGAATCTTGCTAAAGCTG